The window AATTGATCCGTCACAACCTTTGCCTCCTGGCGAAGAGCCTATTTTACTTAAACTTAAGCCCGCGTTGCAAGGTGTTGAGCTTAAAAAAATGCCGAGAGTTCAAAAAGGTTCAGAACTTTCAGGCATGTGTACaattatgtgatttttttttaaattatgtataGTCTATTGTAAATATTGTTAAGTTgtaaatacatatacatatttgaCTTTTGTGTAAATAATTCCGATGATTTTCTTAGAGaagaatttatttatgaatatttcgtaggcAATTGCAAAATTGATTGTGCAgttgttgaagaaattgaattattgttgatttttggaggaaataaatattttttcaaataattgtcttataattaattttctttcaaGTAGACTTAAGAATGAGTAATTCTATTTTAATCTACTATTATCATGTACTATTAACACGGTGTGAAAATGATACCTCAAGATGataataaatcaaatgaaaattatttttgtcttttcaatttcaaaccTAAACTCCACTTAGtaattggaaaaaataaataattgcaTTTAAGGCAATTGACTTAAATCCTTCAGCcttaattgaaaacaattattctctttttttgtatcaaagaaaaaactcaatttAACAAGGTGCTCCAAAATTGAAAGTCCAAACGGAAATTCCAGATTCCTCAgatcattttcagaaaaaaagtcctataaatatggACAGGCAAACGTTTTCTTtatgagatacagggtgttaaagtttgattttttctcataacACCTTCATTTCATAATAAAGATTGAAAATACAAACGAATATTGCAGATTCCTCAgatcattttcagaaaaaaagtcctataaatatggATACCCAAATGTTttctttttgagatacagggtgttaaaatttgattttttctcataacACCTTCATTTCATAATAAAGATTGAAAATACAATCGAATATTGCAGATCCCTCAgatcattttcagaaaaaaagtcctataaatatggATACCCAAATGTTttctttttgagatacagggtgttaaaatttgattttttctcataacACCTTCATTTCATAATAAAGATTGAAAATACAATCGAATATTGCAGATCCCTCAgatcattttcagaaaaaaagtcctataaatatggATACCCAAATGTTttctttttgagatacagggtgttaaacttgatttttttctgacAACACCTTCCTtgacaagatatttaacttaaatttggcaaagATACtcaaatttaaagttttcatcatgtgaaatGCTTATTTTGGATGCAAATCTGCAGGGTAAATTTCTCTTTGGAAAAACTCAAATAACTTGAAGGATTAGGATTAGATGGAGGGATGAAGGTAAGGACATGGCTTCCCTCTGGGGTAGTTTTTGAGGGTAAACCAAGGCTCACGTAGGCAGGGTCGCTTCCCTGAAGTAGATTTAACCTTTACTGGGAATGGCAAAGAGTATCTACCCGCTACCTTATCTCATTCAACAGCACGAACATTTCTTTACGATTTTTTTGTATTCACTTTTATACAACTGGAAAAGACTTCTAATAGCTTGACGCTCTGAAATCACATGGAACAATTATGTGGCCATCTTGGGAATGGTATTGTATCttttatattttcgattttgagaATCGCTTGAAGGAATCTTTCAAAACCTAGGCCAAACCCTCCGGTTGGTACCCCACCGTATTTTCTTAAATCTAGGTACCAATTCAAATTAGCATTATCTGGAATCTTCTCGCTTAATTTTACCAGATCATCTTCACGTAAACTGCCTCCCACAATTTCTCCAACTCCTGGTGCTAGTAAATCAAATGCGGACACCTGAAATTTTGTTCTAGTtacttataatacaagtgcagaaggcattggtaatCTTCCACGAGTTTTTGTATGaacaagtgttagaatgagccttctgtacaagtattatacattattttctctaattcactgaattctcattgaaattgatggaatattttcataaatatcgtttagtgatttttgcattgaaaaatattggttagcaaaactgtatcacaaatttaacAGATGATAAATAAATCCTTGACAGGGAGTtccaagtaccaacatataaaaatcaaatataaccatgaaactgagatattcccgcacgattttgttctacaaagtATCGCAGAATGAACAGATTCCAACCAGACTTAGAGAGAACAATGATAATATCTGGGGTAGAAAGACTGAAACACAGAAGTCCAAAACTAAAACGATTTGCACCTTGATACGCTCCTATAAATTTAAGTCAAGTGATGTTCATCAGTACACagataaattgaataaaattaagTAATATTTCCGCCCTTTTATGATTTAGTCTGCAGgccaataataataacatttggCGATCACTAATAACTTTATTGAGTTTAGATGAATTATACTCACCTTTGTGTTGTCATCACTCTTTTCCTTCATGTAGAAAGGTTTATCATCCTTAGGCCAATCAATAATGAAGGTGGGTATGTTTCCTAAATATTTCACTAAAAATAGTTCGTGTTCTTTTTTGATTCCATTCTGCAAATCTACAGGTTCTTGAAATTCCGAAGAACAGTCCGCAATAATTTTAAGCGCTTCATCATAAGTGAGAATAGGAAATTCTTTATTTATCCATTCGAGTTCGTTTTTCTGTAGTTCCTGGCAGGTATGTATGTCGGCAAGATTATTTTCCAACAAATGACTTGTTACTTTTTTTATCAAACCTTCTACTGTTTTCAAAAGTGGCTTTATTTCTTGTAAAAATGGAATTTCAGCTTCTATCATATAAAATTCAGCCAGATGCAGTCTTGATTTGGAGTTTTCTGCTCTAAATGTCGGACCAAATGTGTAAACTTTACCAAGTCCATTTGCAATGGCCTCTAAATGCAGTTGTCCAGAAACAGTTAGATATGATTTCctgtcaaaaaaaatttcatcacttggtATCTTTGGTTTTGCCATTTGTTTCAACAAATTCTCATTATCAGGAACGACTTTAAATGCTTCACCAGCACCTTCACAATCATTCGAGGTTAAAATTGGTGTGTGAACATTTGTAAAACCCTCATCTTTAAATGCTGAGTGAAATGCAAAAGCTGCTGCACTTCTAACTCGTAACAGAGATGAGAACTTTCTTGTTTTAgatctcaaatgaaaatattgtctTAAATATTCTGGCGAGTATTGTTTTCTGGGTGCAAAGGGATAACCTTCTTCTGTACTGCATTTCGATAGAACTTTAAGATCTTTTGCAAATACTTCAACATTTCCTTTAGGAGATAAAGTCAGAAATCCCATCATTCTGACTGATGATCCAGGAAGTAGGTCTTTGATATTGCAATCTAAAGAGGAAGGTACAATAACTTGTAACCTGTCAGAAGTGGAGCCATCATTCAAATCTAAAAAAATGTGTTGTTTCTGTTTACGAACATTTGCAATCCAACCCTACAAGTGAAGTGAATGCATATAATAAGACAATATTATATATAGACACGATATAGATTGGGATTCAAGTTCCTAGTTAAATATCAATAGCACCAGAGTTTGATAaacttcaaaatataatttatcatGTTTTCTTATCCTCAAATTCCAATTGCTCTAGAGAATTCAACACTTACCTTCATTATAACTTCATTTCCTATTTGGGGTTCTTTCAGGAGATTTGCTATATCATACTTTTCAAgtgaagaataaaaatatttgaaatttctagtgaaatttaaatttattttggaGTAAATATGCCGAAAacccatttttttcattagcaATACTAAAATTTTGTTGTAAAGCTTTCTTAGGTTATAGTGACATGAGTCAAAGAAAAGGATTAATATGAACAttgagaaataataatttcaatgatctgagaaaattatttttggatatGAATCGCCGAGTTTTTTAATGTACGAGTGATAAAATGAGAGTTTTATGCattattttctctgattttttttttaaattaatagaaaatttcCATTAACATCGTTTAGTGccttttaaattaaaaaataatggtTGGCATAACTATATGTTTCGGTATCACAAAcatgaatgttttttttatatctatgATCCGTGACAGAAAAGAACCATAGATTTAAATTGATGTTGAAAAGAACATATGTTCAAGAGAACACATGTTCAATAGAACATATGTTCCAAAGAACAGGTGTTCAAGAGAACTTATGTTCAAAAGAACTTATGTTCCAAAGAACGTATGTTCAAATGAACATAATTTCCAAGGTACATATGTTCAAAAGAACATGTTTTCGCTCGGGAACAGAATAGGTCGGAactgtttttcattttaatagCTGAAATAGCTCTACAGTACATGGTATAGCAGAATGAACGAATTTGCCACCTAATTAGATAAATAATGTTTCACTTTCGTATTGTAATATttgtttaattcaattttaaaaaccatcaaagaaattttatacagtccattcaggaattattgacatcccgggtggctttggaaaatcgaaattaagttggtactggctcattcagtaacatttcgaATTGCaaatttcgggttggcattggaaatgtcattgacaggaggttagatttcagtttgtttgtgttaatggttttgatcgaagaaattttgaaacttaaaagttgtatcaatttcaaacacacattgattagtttatttgagtatttctcacagtactgtttgaaaaaagaaaaaggcaagtcattacaacctggattattagtggaagaaaacctgtgcaatacgatttcaccttcaaagaatcattgaatgattttattgttaccagaagccgagccaaaagcaaccaatatatcagcctggatgaaatttgaccaaaaagcatctggattttaatcaatcaaagacaacattacataaacttaattggtgaCAAGttcaaacagttaataaaaggaaaattcttattgataaacatcaagaatcattgtaaaatgcacattttcaatgaaaaataacaaaaaactgaaaaatacgagggggcgttaaagtaaagaattaccgaaacttggttatttgaaaatgccaacattattcaacagtggactctagaaagaaaacagaatgtttttcaagtatattcaagggtaaaagtagaaggagcactattttgaatgctggatatttagatttttacctggatgttttgttttgaccgTGGTGattatgaggattatataaatctatgaagagagaattattttataattggattgctaaacaaagtcttggcattgcatctatagtttatttatattctatattgaaattaagcattgttatatctgttttttgttcttcaatgagtaatccaaaaatctaataaattccaattatagaatttttactgagtatttaatcaaaaaatatattcagaagagtaacttccaagaatttcttcacctcttacccacttgaagataataatagaatgcaataaaattttgaaattcacaaattaaaaatgatttcatgcaaaaatgcttttagtgagtgagttaaagctgttatgggcaaaataatttatgtaatttaacagaaactagtataaaagcatttcaataaaaaacagaaaacttgagtacaaatagtacctatatttctcatacaagtttaatcaatcattcatgttatgaacagtttcaataaatagtgactttagaaagtaatttacacatcggctgataaattggttccaattttgaaagttacagtacaactgtgatgtcaaaatttttcatatactaaatggattctttgaattttatttctgtcttattatgatatggctcttccattcactaagctacactatttaaatttatcaaccagttttttctgttttcttcaccagttgagacaccacagttaaaatgatccataagagttatttgataagaattttgcaagcaggttggtatccagtgtccatcaagaatgcaacaatttttgaagagcctttggtgaaaaggaatatgcatattttaatgatcttcaatgggatctttcatgggcgatgaatagatatctcttcattggatttccttgaaatgatatagcatttcactatatttttacgttatataatctgaatttcaatttatggaatcatgactgtatgcgtcccttcgtaataatcgtaatttcgaaaattcaggatctttcggatacaaaaattatgaaaataatttaaactggttatttctatgatgaaccatagcaatttttagtgatatttttgtaaccagaaataaagccgcgactagacgttcatggcctacttcgatgtcaataattcctgaatggactgtatcaAATATTCTTTAGCCTTTTCGAAAACGTCAACATCAGCTGTTGAATGGCCAACAAGACAGAATTGTCAATATGAGCAAGATTGATATTTGATCAGCAATTGAAATTCCTCTGATTATCTTAATCCATTTCTTAGAAATTCTATTCCCTAAAGTAATTCAAAACAGTACAAATCTGGACGTAGATTCACATCGATAAAACAATTAAGTATATCTACACTTGTATAATCAACATGTTTTTGTTATGAGTATTAGTTATATGTATCATAATGgataattcagatagtgaataTTTCGAAAGTGCTGATGAAGATATTCAAACTGACGAAgaagtaaaagaaaaaaaacatgaaattaaaataattggGAATAAAGAGAGTAACGATAAAGTATTGAAAGGCGAAGATGAAAAATTGAACCTGAAAAGCAGTTCTAAATTCAATCAGTCCCAAAATATTGATAAATCAGATGCCTCTTGGGAAATTCCAAAAATTGTGGAttgtatgaaaattaaaaataaagaaatagacaCTCATGATTCCTTAAGCCATAAACAGAAATCTGAAGACTTATCTCTTTCGAATGTTAAAAATGTAAATATAGATAGTCATAGTTCTACTTCTAGTCACATACAAAAATTTGAAGCAACAGATATTTTCAATCATGAAGCGGAACATTCATCTGGAAATAGTAATGATAAACCAATAGAGAAAAGTAGGAATAAAGAAACTAAAAGTAATGAAGTTAACATTAAACCTAAACTAGGTaataaaatcacaaaaaagCTTGTAGAGTTTGAGGCATCTCCAGAAAAAAAAGTatcaaaagcagttgaaaacCCAAAAGAGGATTGTGAAGTGAAGAAAATGGTTGTTGCAACTGAAAATCTCCAAATAGAAGAGGAAAACTTGTGGGGTGATGACGAATTGGACTGGGAAGCAGAAGCCAAGGTAGACAGTAAAAATGAGTGTAAGTGGATTTATAATTTTGGCTGTTggatatatttctttcaaatctCTAATATAAGGTGCTAATGTAGgttaattccataaaaattgcATGTCATAAAGTTACAAGCCCAGTATGAAGAATTTTTATCATAATTACTTTATAATTGGTAATTTAGGttgttcaaaataatttttttaatattttatatcattATCAAATTCTTTCAGTTCATCAAAGTCCATCAGTTGATAACGCAAGTAAAAGGTTGGGTGAAGAGAAACATAATAATGAATCGGATAGTTGGTCAAGTTGGAGCAATTGGGGAGTGTCAGTTCTCTCATCTGCTACACAGAGTGTCTCTTCCATAACTAACCAGATAACGAATGTAATCGAATCCGGAATAGGTGCAGTTGATCCAGAAGAACTGGCCAGAATTGAACGGGAAGAGAAAAGAAACAGAGATCAGAGAAATAACACAGAAAATTTTGCGGGAAACAAAGGAGAACAAGAAAATGCATCTACAGAGAATTCTTATGGAAGTTTCGGTTTAGGAAATTTGGTGAAGTTAGTGGAGAACACaggtataaaatattattgtgttGGTTGGTTTGAGgaaatttttcttattgaaaaatattttaggtacAAAAGTAATTAGTGGTGGGTTAGATACTCTCGAAAGTATAGGTAAAAAGACTATGGAAGTTCTCCAAGAAGGAGATCCcggtttgaagaaaaaaagggcgTTTCTTAAAATAGACCAAGAAAAACCTGTCCTCTCGCAAATTCTCAGAGAAGCGAAAGAAAGGGCTGAAAATGGGCAGAAAACTTCTGAAcaaacttcaataaaaaaatggaaaaattacgaAACTCTGTTCGACGACCATCATGGCTTAGTGCATTTAGAAGCATTAGAATTATTATCGAAACAATGCGAAATTAAACTGAAAAATATCCAGAGCTCGATGAGTGGCGATGAGTTCACTGAATTTTCCGAAACAATGGACCAGATCAAAGAGCTCTGTGAATTGCCGGACGAAGAAGAGGAAGAACAAATAAGcatcgaagaaatcaaagatAAGTTAAGAAAGGCTGTAGCGGAGTTGGGCATTCAGATAAACTACGACAAGTTGGTAACCAATTGGGAAGAGACTGAAATTTGGCTTGGTACTCTTGATTTGGAAGTTTGCGATGAAAAAGAGGTGCATCAACAGGCTATTGAGACTTTGGCAGAGATGACTTCAACGGCTATGGAGCAGTTCCATAAAGCTGGGGAACTTTTATTGATAAAAGATCGTAGAAGTACTGCTGCCGAAGCTGATTGTTTAGTACAGTATGTATATACCTTATTCACAAATGATTTCATTTGAGAGTATCTTTTCTAATAGTAAATCTTTGAAATAACGTCTAAACTTCATCTGTAGCTTGCAGTTCTGTCAAAATTgcatatttctattgaaattacATTATGTCTGTCAAACTGGCATTAACCTCTATCATGCAAATTGACATATGTGTCAACGTCACATAACCTTTAAAAGATCAACCATCCTGAGGTCTACTGTCAATTAATATTATGGAATCTCTGTCAGCTATGTTAGAGATAAAATCTCTGTTATCACCTCTATTTTTTAATTATCACGCACTCTCAAAAATGTTCTATATCACGTATAAGATAATttgagatgtttttttttatttcgtatAATTTTTAGGATAACAGCAACACTCATCTCTCTAATAGGAATAGTAGCTGCAAAATTCTGTGAAAAACTTAATGGTAAAGTTGCAAATAATAAAGAAGTCAGTGGCCTGATTACCAATGTATTTTTTGAGGTAAATTTTCAAGTAACGGGAAGAGAACtaaattaatatcaattttttttacaggcAGCCAATAGTAGCTCCTATATTCAAGATGCTCTTCAAATTCTCATTCCAGTTTTGCAGGTGGGGGCCATttgattttaatatattttattataacttAATATGTATATTTTCTTGTAATTGTTGATAAACTTGATAGATCTTTTTGCCAatggtgataaagaaaaaaaatcagattttgAAGTACAatcattttgttgaatattcaatgTAGATTTTATTTCTGTCATTATAACAATAGTTTTATCGAATGCAGTTAAAAA is drawn from Harmonia axyridis chromosome 7, icHarAxyr1.1, whole genome shotgun sequence and contains these coding sequences:
- the LOC123683867 gene encoding probable asparagine--tRNA ligase, mitochondrial, with the protein product MKKMGFRHIYSKINLNFTRNFKYFYSSLEKYDIANLLKEPQIGNEVIMKGWIANVRKQKQHIFLDLNDGSTSDRLQVIVPSSLDCNIKDLLPGSSVRMMGFLTLSPKGNVEVFAKDLKVLSKCSTEEGYPFAPRKQYSPEYLRQYFHLRSKTRKFSSLLRVRSAAAFAFHSAFKDEGFTNVHTPILTSNDCEGAGEAFKVVPDNENLLKQMAKPKIPSDEIFFDRKSYLTVSGQLHLEAIANGLGKVYTFGPTFRAENSKSRLHLAEFYMIEAEIPFLQEIKPLLKTVEGLIKKVTSHLLENNLADIHTCQELQKNELEWINKEFPILTYDEALKIIADCSSEFQEPVDLQNGIKKEHELFLVKYLGNIPTFIIDWPKDDKPFYMKEKSDDNTKVSAFDLLAPGVGEIVGGSLREDDLVKLSEKIPDNANLNWYLDLRKYGGVPTGGFGLGFERFLQAILKIENIKDTIPFPRWPHNCSM
- the LOC123683865 gene encoding protein FAM114A2; this translates as MDNSDSEYFESADEDIQTDEEVKEKKHEIKIIGNKESNDKVLKGEDEKLNLKSSSKFNQSQNIDKSDASWEIPKIVDCMKIKNKEIDTHDSLSHKQKSEDLSLSNVKNVNIDSHSSTSSHIQKFEATDIFNHEAEHSSGNSNDKPIEKSRNKETKSNEVNIKPKLGNKITKKLVEFEASPEKKVSKAVENPKEDCEVKKMVVATENLQIEEENLWGDDELDWEAEAKVDSKNEFHQSPSVDNASKRLGEEKHNNESDSWSSWSNWGVSVLSSATQSVSSITNQITNVIESGIGAVDPEELARIEREEKRNRDQRNNTENFAGNKGEQENASTENSYGSFGLGNLVKLVENTGTKVISGGLDTLESIGKKTMEVLQEGDPGLKKKRAFLKIDQEKPVLSQILREAKERAENGQKTSEQTSIKKWKNYETLFDDHHGLVHLEALELLSKQCEIKLKNIQSSMSGDEFTEFSETMDQIKELCELPDEEEEEQISIEEIKDKLRKAVAELGIQINYDKLVTNWEETEIWLGTLDLEVCDEKEVHQQAIETLAEMTSTAMEQFHKAGELLLIKDRRSTAAEADCLVQITATLISLIGIVAAKFCEKLNGKVANNKEVSGLITNVFFEAANSSSYIQDALQILIPVLQVGAI